The DNA window ACGAACGCGGATTTCACCCGCTACCTCGAACACTCGATCGACGACCCGCGGCTGGTGACGGTGACGGGCTCGGCCGCCGACATTGAAAAGATCTTAAAGGAGCGCAAGCTCGGCGCCGCCGATTACGTACTTTCCGGCCTGCCCTTCTCGACCCTTCCGCCGGGCGTCGGCGATGCGATTGCCAAGGCGACGTCGAAGGTGATCCGTCCAGGCGGCGCCTTCCTCGTCTACCAGTTCAGCCCGAAGGTGCTGGATTTCATCAAGCCATACTTCGACGACATCAAGCGCGGCTTCGAGTGGATCAACGTCCCGCCCGCGACGCTGTTCTGGGCGTACAAGAAGAAAGGCCGCTAGGCCTCCGGGCGGAAGTTCAGCCGCCGGGTGACGGTGTAGTCCATCACATTCACCAGGAAATGCGAGATCGCCCACTTTAGCCGCCGCCACGGGTTCGCGCGGCGCTTGTGGAGGTCGGGTGAGATCCACTTGCTGTCGGCAAGCTCGCCTTCGAAATAGCGCCGCATCGCCTCTGCGAAGCCGGAGTCCTTGATCCGGAGCATCAGCTCCAGATTAATATAGAGGCTGCGATAGTCGAAGTTCGACGAGCCGATGTGGACCACGTCGTCGACGATCGCGAGCTTGGTGTGCAGCTTCGCCGGCTGGTACTCATACATTTCGACATGGCGCCGCAGCAGGCGGCTGTAGCTGTGCCGCGCGGCCGCGATGGTCGCATTATTGTCGGACCGTGATGGCGTGATGATCCGAACCTTGCCGCGCCGGCCGATCCGGCCGATGCGCCGCAGCATCGCGCCCGGCGGCGCGAAATAAGCGAAGGCCATGTCGAGCCGCTGGCCGCGCCGCATGTCCCGCCCGATGCTGCGCCACCAGCTGTTGCGCATGCTCAAGGGCCCGCTGAACTTCCACTGCAGGGGACCGCGCCAGGTGGTGAATTCGGCGACGATCCGCCGTAGCGAGCGGAGCTTCGCATCCTTGCGCTGCGACCAGCGAAGCAGGCTGTCGAAATAGCGCGCCGGGGCGTCGATGTCCGGCCCGTCGATGCGCAGCCACAGGTCGCGCCAATGTTCGCGTCCCCGGTCGGTCAGATATTCGCTGTCAATGTTGGCGCCGCCGATAATCGCCGTCTTGCCATCGATCACGATCAATTTCTGGTGGTCGCGGACGAAATAGCGGCGGCCATAGGAGGCGTTGAATACGCAATGCTCGCCGCCGGCCTCGTCGAGCGCGGCGAAGAAATCGCCGCCGGCGCCAGAGCCGAAGCCGTCGACAAGCAGCTTCACCTTCACGCCGCGCCGGGCCGCCGCAACCAGCGCGTCGCGGACGCGGTCGCCGGCCCGGTCGGGGTTGAACATGTACATCAGCAGCCGAACGCTTTCCTGCGCCCCTTCGATCAGGCCGAGGAGCAGTTCCGCCCTCTCGCGGCCGCTCTCGATTACCTCCAGCCGGTGCCCGGCGACTTCGGCGCAGATGCGCGGTCGCGTGCTTGGGGCGTCGGGGTCGGCCATGGCAGCGCTTTCCTTGACTTTTCGGGTGCCCGCAAGCTATTGCCGCGGCCTTCCTGAAATCCCATCTTCCGGCAGCAGATTTGCTGCGGAAGGCTTTGCGGAGCGACGAATGGCGCGCGTTACGGTTGAAGATTGCGTAGACAAGATCCCGAACAGGTTCGACCTGGTGCTGCTGGCTGCCCAGCGCGCGCGCCAGATCTCGGGCGGCGCCGACCTCACCATTGATCGCGACCGCGATAAGAACCCGGTCGTCGCCCTTCGCGAAATCGCTGAAGAGACCGTGCGTCCCAAGCACCTCGAGGAAGCGGTCGTCAGCAACCTTCAGAAGGTTCGCATCGACGAGGAAGACGAGACGGAAGAGCTGGCCTCGCTCAGCGAAGCCGCCGAGGCGCTGCGCCTGACGGCCGCCGCGCCGCCGCGTCCGAGCCCGTCGGGCAACGATTACGAGTAAGCGCCACCCGCAGCCTGTCCGGGGGACAGGCGAGCATGGTGCTCAACCCACTGGATAGAATCACCGCGGCTGGTTAGACCGGCCGCATGGTTCCCTTTTCGTTCGCAGGCGAAACATTCGAAGCCACGCCGTCCGGCGCGCTCTATTGGCGCGCACAGGATGCGTTGCTCCTCGCCGACCTGCACCTGGAAAAGGCGAGCTGGTATGCAAAGTCCGGCCAGTTCCTGCCCCCGTACGACAGTCACGCGACGCTGACCGCGGTGGCGGAAGAGGTGGAGCGCAGCGGCGCTCGCCGGCTCTATTGCCTCGGCGACAGTTTCCACGACCGCTTCGGCTGCGACCGCCTGCCCGCTGAAGCGCGCGACCTGCTGATCCAACTGACATCGCGGCTCGACTGGACGTGGATCGTCGGCAACCACGACCCTGGCTTTGCGGACCATTGCGGCGGTGCCATCCGCGATGAAGTCGAGCTCAACGGCATCATCCTTCGCCACGAGGCGCTGCCTGCGGAGCCGCGCCCGGAGATCTCGGGCCACTATCATCCGAAGCTGCGCATGCACCTGAAGGGCCGCAACGTCTCGCGCCGCTGCTTCGTCGTTTCGCCTGCCAAGATCATCATGCCGGCGTTCGGCGCGCTGACCGGCGGGCTCGACGCCAGCCACCCGGAAATCCTGCGCTCGGTCGGCCGCGGGGCGGCTGCCCTCGTTCCTGTCTCCGACCGGCTGCTGCGATTTCCGCTCGCCGCCTAGGCGGAGCGGATTTCAATCGCCATCGCGCCGCTTGGGCTCAGCAGCAGCCGCGCGGTCGAGCGCCGGCGTTTCCCGAAGGTCGCCGCCTGAAGCTCGTTGCGGGCATTGTGACGGTCGAAGCTGAAGCCGCGCTCGTCCGCCTGACGCTTCAACTGATCGAGGTGCGTATCGAGGTCGGCGATCCCTTCTTCGGGATCGAAATCCATCACTACTTCAAGGTCGCCGCTATTCATCCGCGGCCATGCTTCGCCGCTTGGGCCGCGATGCGCAAGCCCTAGGCACCCGCGCTTGCCAGCGCCTCGGCGATCAGCTTGCGGCTGTTGTCGATGCCGTAGAGGGCGATGAAGCTGCCCATGCGCGGTCCCTGGCTCGACCCGAGCAGCGTCTCGTAGAGCACGCCGAACCAGTCGCGCAGCCGCTCCTTGCCGTAATGCGCCTTGCCGACTTCGAAGACGCGGTTCTGGATTTCGTCGCCCGGCGTGCCGGGATCGAGTTCCGCGAGCTGCGCATCGAGGTCGCGCAAGGCCGCCGCTTCTTCGCCCGTCGGCGATCGCCGCTTGAGCGTCGGCGCCACGAAATCGCGAGCATAGTTCACCGCGAGCGCAATCAGCTCGTCGAGTTCCGGCTCGCTCTCGGGCGACGTGCCAGGTGCATAGCGCTGGACGAAGCGCCACGCCGTCTCCTTGTCCGCGACCCCCGGCAGGCTCACCAGGTTGAGCAGCAATCCATAAGTGAGCGGCAGAGTCTTCGACGGCACCTTGCCGGCATGGATGTGGTGAACCGGGTTGCCGAGCTGCTGCTCCAGCGCCTGGTTCGGGTAGGTGCCGCGGAACTGCCAATATTCGTCCACCGCGCGCGGGATGACGCCGATGTGCAGGCTCTTCGCGCGCTTGGGCTCGCGATAGATGTAGAAGGCCAGGCTCGGTTCGCTGCCGTAGCGCAGCCATTCCTCCAGGCTGAGCCCGTTGCCCTTGGACTTCGAGATCTTCTCGCCTTTTTCGTCGAGGAACATCTCGTAATTGAAGCCTTCGGGCGGCTTGGCGCCGAGCACCCGCGCGATCTTGCCGGACTGGACGACGCTGTCGATCAGGTCCTTGCCGGCCATTTCATAATCGACACCCAGCGCGACCCAGCGCGCGGCCCAGTCGACCTTCCACTGAAGCTTCGCGCGTCCGCCGAGCGCCGATTGTTCGACGCGGCCGCCGTCCTCGTCCTCGAACGCGATCAGGCCTGTTTCGGCGTCGATGACCGTCACCGGCACCTGAAGCACGCGCCCGCTGGTCGGCGACACTGGAAGGATCGGCGAATAGGTCTGCCGCCGCTCTTCGCGCAGGGTCGGCAGCATCACGTCCATGATTGCGCCGAAGTTGCGCAGCACGCTCCGCAACACATCGTCGAACCGCCCACTGGTGTAGCAATCCGTCGCCGACAGAAATTCATAATCGAAGCCGAAGCGGTCGAGGAAGCGCCGCAGCATCGCATTATTGTGGTGGGCGAAGCTTTCATGGGTCCCGAACGGGTCGGGAATCTGGGTCAGCGGCTTGCCCAGATGCTCGGCCAGCATCTCCTGGTTAGGCACATTGTCGGGCACCTTGCGAAGCCCGTCCATGTCGTCGCTGAAGGCGATCAGCCGCGTCGGCGCGCCGCCCGTCAGCTCTTCATATGCCTGACGCACGAAGGTCGTCCGTGCGACTTCGTTGAAGGTGCCGATGTGCGGCAGCCCCGACGGCCCGTAGCCCGTTTCGAACACGACCGGCTCCCCATTCGGCTTGCCGTCGGGCCAGCGCTTCAGCAGCTTGCGCGCTTCCTCGTACGGCCAGGCCTTCGATTGCATTGCGGCGGTGCGCAGGTCAGTGTCGCTCATGTCGGGCGCGCGTTAGCCCGTCAGCACGAGAGGGGAAAGCACGGCAATGAGCTATCAGGCGTCATGTCATTGCGGGGCGGTGACCGTCGAGGTCGACGCCGACCCGCCGGCCGAGGCGATCTCCTGCAATTGCAGCCACTGCAGCCGAAAGGGATTCGTCCTGACCTTCGTCCCGCGCGACCGCGTAAGCGTGGCCGGCGAGGAGGCGCTTGGCGAATATCGGTTCCACAAGCATGCGATCGCCCACCGCTTCTGCACCAAATGCGGCGTTCAGCCTTTTGCCGAAGGTCCGGGCCCGGATGGCCCTGGCGCAATGATCAACCTGCGCTGCGTACCCGATATCGATCTCAACAGCTTGAAAATTACACCTTTTGACGGTGCCAGCCACTAGTCAGCCGTTGCCAATTTGTTCACGGGACTTCAAATGAAGCGGTGAACCCGCTTTCCCTTCCGGCGCTGCATGCAACCCATGCCGGCATCTGGCTGGCCGGCGGCGATGGCGACGTCAGGGAAGCCAGCCGCGGCGAAGCCGTCTCGCGGGCCGCGGAAACGCCGCACATCATCCTCAACGCGCCGCTGATCGGACAGCGGCTCGGTTATCCGGAGCTCAGCGGGCTCGACCTGCTCGAGCTTTATGCCTTCATCCACCCGGCGCGCTTCGCCGTTCCGACCGCCGCCGGCTTGAGCCGCGCCGTCGGCCTCGAACCGCCAGGCAGCGAGGCTGAAGCCGCGGAGACGCTGCGCAAGATCGCGGATCGCCTGCTTGCCGTCCTGCACGATGAAAGCTGGCCACAGCGCGAAGGCGCATGGACCAGCAATGCAACGCTTCACCGGCTCGGCTGGGGCTGGGCGCCGCTGATCGGCGCTCGCCTCGCAAGGCCGGAGCGCGGCGAACGCATGCTGTTCGCGCGGCTGCCGCAATGGGAGGAAGCTGGCGAGCGGCCGCCTGCCCGCCCGGCCCGCGTCGACCCGGCCGCTGCTCGCGCCAAGCTCGACGCGCTCACCGGCCGCGTCGAACCGCGCGAGGGTCAGAAAGCGATGGCCGAAGCGGTCACCACGGTTTTCGCGCAGAAGAAAGCCAAGGACGCGCCCAACCTGCTGCTCGCCGAAGCCGGCACCGGAATCGGCAAGACCCTGGCTTATCTCGCGCCCGCTTCGCTGTGGGCGGAGCAGGCGGGCGGCACTGTGTGGGTATCGACCTTCACCAAGGCGCTGCAGCGGCAGCTCGATGCCGAAGGCCCTAAGCTGTTCGCCGATCCGCAAGAGCGGGCGCGGCGCATCGTCATCCGCAAGGGCCGCGAAAATTACCTGTGCCTGCTCAACCTCGAAGACGCGCTGCAGGGCGCCTTTGCCGGCCGTGCCGCGATCCTCGCGCAGCTGGTCGGCCGCTGGGCTGCATATTCGAAGGACGGGGACATGGTCGGCGGCGACCTGCCGGGCTGGTTGCCCAGCCTGTTCCGGCGCGCCGGCGCGACCGCGCTGACCGACCGCCGTGGCGAGTGCGTCTACGCCGGCTGCCCGCATTACCGCCGCTGCTTCATCGAGCGCGCCGAGCGGGCAAGCCGCGACGCCGACCTGGTCATCGCCAACCATGCCTTGGTGATGATCAACGCCGCCCG is part of the Sphingomicrobium sp. genome and encodes:
- a CDS encoding methyltransferase domain-containing protein, whose protein sequence is MVGSIIPSSRILIEKMLKPVDWENAKLFVEYGPGVGTFTRPILEKLGPDAKLVTVDTNADFTRYLEHSIDDPRLVTVTGSAADIEKILKERKLGAADYVLSGLPFSTLPPGVGDAIAKATSKVIRPGGAFLVYQFSPKVLDFIKPYFDDIKRGFEWINVPPATLFWAYKKKGR
- a CDS encoding phosphatidylserine/phosphatidylglycerophosphate/cardiolipin synthase family protein; its protein translation is MADPDAPSTRPRICAEVAGHRLEVIESGRERAELLLGLIEGAQESVRLLMYMFNPDRAGDRVRDALVAAARRGVKVKLLVDGFGSGAGGDFFAALDEAGGEHCVFNASYGRRYFVRDHQKLIVIDGKTAIIGGANIDSEYLTDRGREHWRDLWLRIDGPDIDAPARYFDSLLRWSQRKDAKLRSLRRIVAEFTTWRGPLQWKFSGPLSMRNSWWRSIGRDMRRGQRLDMAFAYFAPPGAMLRRIGRIGRRGKVRIITPSRSDNNATIAAARHSYSRLLRRHVEMYEYQPAKLHTKLAIVDDVVHIGSSNFDYRSLYINLELMLRIKDSGFAEAMRRYFEGELADSKWISPDLHKRRANPWRRLKWAISHFLVNVMDYTVTRRLNFRPEA
- the rpoZ gene encoding DNA-directed RNA polymerase subunit omega, whose translation is MARVTVEDCVDKIPNRFDLVLLAAQRARQISGGADLTIDRDRDKNPVVALREIAEETVRPKHLEEAVVSNLQKVRIDEEDETEELASLSEAAEALRLTAAAPPRPSPSGNDYE
- the pdeM gene encoding ligase-associated DNA damage response endonuclease PdeM; amino-acid sequence: MVPFSFAGETFEATPSGALYWRAQDALLLADLHLEKASWYAKSGQFLPPYDSHATLTAVAEEVERSGARRLYCLGDSFHDRFGCDRLPAEARDLLIQLTSRLDWTWIVGNHDPGFADHCGGAIRDEVELNGIILRHEALPAEPRPEISGHYHPKLRMHLKGRNVSRRCFVVSPAKIIMPAFGALTGGLDASHPEILRSVGRGAAALVPVSDRLLRFPLAA
- a CDS encoding lysine--tRNA ligase, with translation MSDTDLRTAAMQSKAWPYEEARKLLKRWPDGKPNGEPVVFETGYGPSGLPHIGTFNEVARTTFVRQAYEELTGGAPTRLIAFSDDMDGLRKVPDNVPNQEMLAEHLGKPLTQIPDPFGTHESFAHHNNAMLRRFLDRFGFDYEFLSATDCYTSGRFDDVLRSVLRNFGAIMDVMLPTLREERRQTYSPILPVSPTSGRVLQVPVTVIDAETGLIAFEDEDGGRVEQSALGGRAKLQWKVDWAARWVALGVDYEMAGKDLIDSVVQSGKIARVLGAKPPEGFNYEMFLDEKGEKISKSKGNGLSLEEWLRYGSEPSLAFYIYREPKRAKSLHIGVIPRAVDEYWQFRGTYPNQALEQQLGNPVHHIHAGKVPSKTLPLTYGLLLNLVSLPGVADKETAWRFVQRYAPGTSPESEPELDELIALAVNYARDFVAPTLKRRSPTGEEAAALRDLDAQLAELDPGTPGDEIQNRVFEVGKAHYGKERLRDWFGVLYETLLGSSQGPRMGSFIALYGIDNSRKLIAEALASAGA
- a CDS encoding GFA family protein; translation: MSYQASCHCGAVTVEVDADPPAEAISCNCSHCSRKGFVLTFVPRDRVSVAGEEALGEYRFHKHAIAHRFCTKCGVQPFAEGPGPDGPGAMINLRCVPDIDLNSLKITPFDGASH